A window of the Isosphaera pallida ATCC 43644 genome harbors these coding sequences:
- a CDS encoding site-2 protease family protein yields MSGFPTQAPAGGQAAEHLVLKLRKDLVIRPVAYEGVTHQVVKDPIALKYFRFKQEEFFLLEQMDGQQTLQDIKRAFESKYKPQTISMEDLVRFASQLHEAGLVQVDTEEQAQVLIKRRRKRLWKKLGQFFANILFVKIPLIDPERLLTWMYPYFRWMFTTWFVTFSVGLMLAALTLVVTQYHTFYAKLPTFESFFNWWTLFYFWISLAVVKVIHEFGHGLTAKHFGGEVHEMGALLLVFTPALYCDVTDSWLLPNKWHRIWISAAGIFVELLLASIATFVWWNASEGLVKSLAMSTMFICSINTILFNANPLLRYDGYYVLSDWLEIPNLRIKATQFFAYLIQDKVLGLEIPVQSYLPRSRRALFVSYAVLSYLYRWFITFSILFFLYQFLKPYGLQSISATLAVLSLIPLLGLPLYKIIKWAITPGRLRKMKKKRAAAYAGGLVAIVTLILLIPTPLRVSGTFVLTPANPTRVYVEVPGRLESLEARDGDYVEEGQLLARLSNKEKLKDLLDLQLQHDIQLVRYNANSRINDNISRALAIQAQQYAIDLERPLERITEELGKLQIVAPTSGVVMGLPHREITGPYGRYLEPGPFCEIGDPKHLEARLILDQSDLELIRKGNRAWVKVYGKSHVTYVSQVKDITERNLDEIPPELSNLAGGEVATEINPETGQAKPISAVFEVVIPVDNQDLSLQVNSRGFAKIDAGYAPLYWWLYRVIAQTFNFTL; encoded by the coding sequence AGAGGGCCTTCGAGTCCAAATACAAGCCGCAAACGATCTCGATGGAGGACCTGGTCCGGTTTGCCTCTCAGCTTCACGAAGCCGGGCTGGTCCAGGTGGACACCGAGGAGCAAGCTCAGGTTCTCATCAAACGCCGCCGCAAACGGCTCTGGAAGAAGTTGGGCCAGTTCTTCGCCAACATCCTGTTCGTCAAGATTCCGCTCATCGACCCCGAGCGGTTGCTGACCTGGATGTACCCGTATTTCCGCTGGATGTTCACCACCTGGTTCGTCACCTTCTCCGTCGGCTTGATGTTGGCGGCCCTGACGCTGGTGGTCACCCAGTATCACACCTTCTACGCGAAGCTGCCGACCTTCGAGAGCTTCTTCAATTGGTGGACGCTTTTCTATTTTTGGATCAGCCTAGCGGTGGTTAAGGTGATCCACGAGTTCGGCCACGGCCTGACCGCCAAACACTTCGGCGGTGAAGTCCATGAAATGGGTGCGTTGCTCTTGGTCTTTACCCCCGCGCTGTATTGCGACGTGACCGACAGCTGGCTGTTGCCCAACAAATGGCACCGGATTTGGATCTCCGCGGCCGGCATCTTTGTGGAACTCTTGCTGGCCTCGATCGCCACCTTCGTCTGGTGGAACGCCTCGGAAGGCCTGGTGAAATCGTTGGCGATGTCCACGATGTTCATCTGTTCGATCAACACGATTCTCTTCAATGCCAATCCGTTGCTCCGGTACGACGGCTACTACGTCCTGTCGGATTGGCTGGAGATTCCCAACCTGCGGATCAAGGCGACCCAGTTCTTCGCCTACCTGATTCAGGATAAGGTGCTGGGGTTGGAGATTCCGGTGCAAAGCTACCTGCCCCGGTCGAGGCGGGCGCTGTTCGTCTCGTATGCGGTGTTGAGCTATCTGTACCGCTGGTTCATCACCTTCAGCATCCTGTTCTTCCTCTACCAATTCTTGAAGCCCTACGGTCTTCAGTCGATTAGCGCGACGCTAGCGGTGCTGTCGTTGATCCCGCTGTTGGGGCTGCCGCTTTACAAAATCATCAAGTGGGCGATCACGCCGGGGAGGCTGCGGAAGATGAAAAAGAAACGGGCCGCTGCCTACGCGGGCGGCTTGGTGGCGATCGTCACCCTAATCCTGCTGATTCCCACCCCCTTGCGGGTCTCAGGCACCTTCGTGTTGACGCCGGCCAACCCCACCCGGGTTTACGTCGAGGTCCCCGGCCGTCTCGAATCCCTCGAGGCGCGCGACGGTGATTACGTCGAGGAGGGACAGCTTTTGGCCCGGCTCTCCAACAAGGAAAAGCTCAAAGACCTGCTCGACCTTCAACTTCAACATGACATTCAGTTGGTTCGCTATAACGCCAACAGCCGGATCAACGACAACATCTCCCGCGCCTTGGCGATCCAAGCCCAGCAATACGCCATCGACCTGGAGCGTCCCTTGGAGCGGATCACCGAGGAACTCGGCAAACTCCAGATCGTCGCGCCGACCTCCGGTGTGGTGATGGGGCTGCCCCACCGGGAAATCACCGGGCCTTACGGCAGGTATCTCGAACCCGGCCCGTTTTGCGAGATCGGCGACCCCAAACACTTGGAAGCCCGCCTGATCCTGGACCAGTCCGACCTGGAACTCATCCGCAAGGGCAACCGCGCCTGGGTCAAAGTTTACGGCAAGTCGCATGTCACCTACGTGAGTCAGGTCAAAGACATCACGGAACGCAACCTCGACGAGATTCCCCCCGAACTCTCCAACCTGGCCGGAGGCGAGGTGGCCACCGAGATCAATCCCGAGACCGGCCAGGCTAAGCCGATCAGCGCTGTGTTCGAGGTGGTCATTCCCGTTGATAACCAGGATCTGAGCCTTCAGGTCAACTCGCGGGGCTTCGCCAAGATCGACGCCGGCTACGCGCCACTTTACTGGTGGCTGTATCGGGTCATCGCCCAAACCTTCAACTTCACCTTATAA